GATCGTCAGATTGTAGAACATGAGTTGCAAGAAACTGGTTTTAGTCCAGAATCAGAGAAAGCCAAGAACAAGtatgttgaagaagaagacgaagatgaagaggaagaggatgaatCTGTGGAGAAGATCTTTGAGAGTAGAGAAGTACCTTCTTGGAAGAAGCAGCTGACCTTGAGGGCTTTTGTAGTGAGCTTTTTCCTAAGCATCTTGTTTAGCTTCATTGTTATGAAGCTTAACCTCACAACGGGAATCATACCTTCGCTCAACGTCTCAGCTGGTCTTCTGGGTTTCTTCTTTGTCAAGACATGGACCAAGATGCTCCATAGGTCTGGGTTCTTGAAACAGCCATTTACTCGCCAGGAGAATACTGTTATTCAGACCTGTGTTGTTGCTTCTTCTGGCATTGCCTTTAGCGGTAAAGAAAACTCATCTTCACATTGAATTAGAAATCAGTTTTTAATTGCATCTTGCCGTAGTTTTTCTTgcgtgtgttttgtgacattctGATATAAAAGTACAAATGTGTCGAGTCTTTTGTACTCATCACTCAcctgctttctctctctttctagtttttttggcaaactctctctctttctagttATGTCAAGGTTTTTGCTTTATAATAAATGCATCTACTTGGGTATATGAAATTTATACAGGAGGCTTTGGAACATACCTCTTTGGCATGAGTGAACGAATTGCAAACCAATCCGGAGATGCTTACCGTGGGGTGAAGAACCCTTCTTTGGGTTGGATTATGGGTTTCCTCTTTGTTGTCAGCTTCCTTGGCCTCTTCTCGGTTGTTCCCCTGCGAAAGGTtggtcataactcataacttttttgtttcctgCTTTCTCTCTTGTGAACCAAAAAGGAACAATGGATTTATGAGATATTGCATTGTCAATTTCTGTGTGTTTGCAGATAATGGTAATAGACTTCAAACTAACATACCCAAGTGGTACTGCAACAGCTCATCTTATCAACAGCTTTCACACCCCTCAAGGAGTCAAGCTAGCAAAGTACTAACCTTTCACTTCACTTTATGCACTTTCAAGTCTTGAGTTCTCTGCTTCTTTTTGACTCCATGCTGCTCTCTGCATCAGGAAACAAGTGAGGGTGTTGGGGAAATTTTTCTCTATAAGCTTCTTATGGAGTTTCTTCCAATGGTTCTTTACTGGTGGAGAAAATTGTGGGTTCTCCAACTTCCCAACATTTGGACTCAAAGCTTACCAGTACAAGTAAGCTCAACAAACAATTCACATAACTCGAAATTATAGAGCATTGGCTTGAACCACAATCTGGTTCCTTTCTGGTGAGAGTCTGATATACAAACAGGTTCTACTTTGATTTTTCAGCAACATATGTTGGTGTTGGAATGATATGTCCGTATATAATCAACATCTCTGTCCTTTTGGGAGGAATCCTCTCTTGGGGGATAATGTGGCCTCTTATTGAAACCAAAAAGGGAGATTGGTTCCCTGATAATGTCCCATCCAGCAGCATGCATGGTCTCCAAGCTTACAAGGCAAACTAAACTCTCTATAACATTTCTCAGTTAATTCTCTCTATGAATCGTTCGGCTTCAAGTTAATCTCTTTGTACtgaactatgtttttttttctttcaggtgTTTATAGCTGTTGCTATAATCCTAGGAGATGGCTTATACAACTTTTGCAAGGTGCTGAGCCGGACACTTTCAGGACTATTTGTACAGCTTCGAGGCACGACAACGTCTATTTCAAGAACCTCCTTCACACTAGAAGAAGACCCTCATGCTTCCCCATTAAGCCCAAAGCAGTCTTATGATGATCAACGTCGTACAAGATTCTTCCTCAAAGACCAAATCCCGACTTGGTTTGCTGTTGGAGGTTATATCATAATCGCTGCAACATCAACAGCCATCCTCCCTCACATGTTTCACCAGCTAAGATGGTATTACATTCTGGTCATATATATCTGCGCGCCTGTCTTAGCTTTTTGTAACGCTTATGGAGCTGGACTCACAGACTGGTCCTTGGCTTCAACTTATGGAAAGCTCGCCATATTCACAATCGGAGCTTGGGCTGGCTCTGAGCATGGTGGTATGCTGGCTGGTCTAGCAGCATGTGGTGTCATGATGAATATAGTCTCGACAGCTTCGGATCTGACACAGGACTTTAAGACAGGCTACCTCACGTTATCATCACCAAAGTCAATGTTTGTAAGCCAAGTGATTGGAACAGCAATGGGTTGTGTGGTATCACCTTGCGTGTTCTGGCTATTCTACAAGGCGTTTGATGATTTAGGACTCCCAAACAGTGAATACCCTGCACCGTTTGCTACAGTATATCGAAGTATGGCTAAACTAGGAGTGGAAGGTGTCTCATCTCTACCAAGAGAATGCCTCGTTCTATGCTACGCCTTCTTCAGTGTGGCGATTCTAGTAAACATAGTAAAAGATAGTCTCAAGAGCAAATGGGGAAGGTTCATTCCTCTTCCAATGGCAATGGCTATACCGTTCTTCTTGGGACCTTACTTTGCAATTGACATGTGTGTGGGAAGTTTAATACTTTTCATCTGGGAAAGAGTAGATGCAGCTAAGGCTGAAGCTTTTGGAACAGCGGTGGCTTCTGGTTTGATATGTGGAGATGGCATTTGGTCTTTGCCAAGCTCAGTGCTCGCTATAGCTGGAGTAAACCCACCTGTTTGTATGAAGTTTCTCTCTGCTGCAACCAATTCAAAGGTCGACAACTTCCTGAGTAGATCTTcttaaaaac
The Camelina sativa cultivar DH55 chromosome 15, Cs, whole genome shotgun sequence DNA segment above includes these coding regions:
- the LOC104746112 gene encoding probable metal-nicotianamine transporter YSL5 isoform X3, which codes for MRKGDRQIVEHELQETGFSPESEKAKNKYVEEEDEDEEEEDESVEKIFESREVPSWKKQLTLRAFVVSFFLSILFSFIVMKLNLTTGIIPSLNVSAGLLGFFFVKTWTKMLHRSGFLKQPFTRQENTVIQTCVVASSGIAFSGGFGTYLFGMSERIANQSGDAYRGVKNPSLGWIMGFLFVVSFLGLFSVVPLRKIMVIDFKLTYPSGTATAHLINSFHTPQGVKLAKKQVRVLGKFFSISFLWSFFQWFFTGGENCGFSNFPTFGLKAYQYKFYFDFSATYVGVGMICPYIINISVLLGGILSWGIMWPLIETKKGDWFPDNVPSSSMHGLQAYKVFIAVAIILGDGLYNFCKVLSRTLSGLFVQLRGTTTSISRTSFTLEEDPHASPLSPKQSYDDQRRTRFFLKDQIPTWFAVGGYIIIAATSTAILPHMFHQLRWYYILVIYICAPVLAFCNAYGAGLTDWSLASTYGKLAIFTIGAWAGSEHGGMLAGLAACGVMMNIVSTASDLTQDFKTGYLTLSSPKSMFVSQVIGTAMGCVVSPCVFWLFYKAFDDLGLPNSEYPAPFATVYRSMAKLGVEGVSSLPRECLVLCYAFFSVAILVNIVKDSLKSKWGRFIPLPMAMAIPFFLGPYFAIDMCVGSLILFIWERVDAAKAEAFGTAVASGLICGDGIWSLPSSVLAIAGVNPPVCMKFLSAATNSKVDNFLSRSS
- the LOC104746112 gene encoding probable metal-nicotianamine transporter YSL5 isoform X2 is translated as MICPYIINISVLLGGILSWGIMWPLIETKKGDWFPDNVPSSSMHGLQAYKVFIAVAIILGDGLYNFCKVLSRTLSGLFVQLRGTTTSISRTSFTLEEDPHASPLSPKQSYDDQRRTRFFLKDQIPTWFAVGGYIIIAATSTAILPHMFHQLRWYYILVIYICAPVLAFCNAYGAGLTDWSLASTYGKLAIFTIGAWAGSEHGGMLAGLAACGVMMNIVSTASDLTQDFKTGYLTLSSPKSMFVSQVIGTAMGCVVSPCVFWLFYKAFDDLGLPNSEYPAPFATVYRSMAKLGVEGVSSLPRECLVLCYAFFSVAILVNIVKDSLKSKWGRFIPLPMAMAIPFFLGPYFAIDMCVGSLILFIWERVDAAKAEAFGTAVASGLICGDGIWSLPSSVLAIAGVNPPVCMKFLSAATNSKVDNFLSRSS
- the LOC104746112 gene encoding probable metal-nicotianamine transporter YSL5 isoform X1, whose amino-acid sequence is MRKGDRQIVEHELQETGFSPESEKAKNKYVEEEDEDEEEEDESVEKIFESREVPSWKKQLTLRAFVVSFFLSILFSFIVMKLNLTTGIIPSLNVSAGLLGFFFVKTWTKMLHRSGFLKQPFTRQENTVIQTCVVASSGIAFSGGFGTYLFGMSERIANQSGDAYRGVKNPSLGWIMGFLFVVSFLGLFSVVPLRKIMVIDFKLTYPSGTATAHLINSFHTPQGVKLAKKQVRVLGKFFSISFLWSFFQWFFTGGENCGFSNFPTFGLKAYQYKFYFDFSATYVGVGMICPYIINISVLLGGILSWGIMWPLIETKKGDWFPDNVPSSSMHGLQAYKVFIAVAIILGDGLYNFCKVLSRTLSGLFVQLRGTTTSISRTSFTLEEDPHASPLSPKQSYDDQRRTRFFLKDQIPTWFAVGGYIIIAATSTAILPHMFHQLRWYYILVIYICAPVLAFCNAYGAGLTDWSLASTYGKLAIFTIGAWAGSEHGGMLAGLAACGVMMNIVSTASDLTQDFKTGYLTLSSPKSMFVSQVIGTAMGCVVSPCVFWLFYKAFDDLGLPNSEYPAPFATVYRSMAKLGVEGVSSLPRECLVLCYAFFSVAILVNIVKDSLKSKWGRFIPLPMAMAIPFFLGPYFAIDMCVGSLILFIWERVDAAKAEAFGTAVASGLICGDGIWSLPSSVLAIAGVNPPVCMKFLSAATNSKVDNFLSRSS